The following coding sequences are from one Haloplanus natans DSM 17983 window:
- a CDS encoding 3'-5' exonuclease gives MADVIQVDGAPGTGKTHTLKQKLRAEKRDGLDANGFWWLTFTRAGRDDVKPELAEVFRDADDVEDRARTMHSLALSLLIREGLLDMDPDAEAPGPIIVPGNFDDDEIDPYAAFCDARGMRYDPDAADPRKLLAGEESTNYPGNKLFAINDFLRQTCKPPEKWRNAPLDIEISGDRVTGLLEEWDEYKRDAFEYRLFEHGDYVDFAYHAGATPAVDVLLIDEFQDFAPLEYRLFKQWRDGGGIDRIYLAGDPNQSIYSFRGGTPHYFENTDVDDVIDLKESYRCPREIAAVGNAVLAAHTDTDARGFEGREAGGSVGWRAITDKWDLRDAVIESAECHTSHDTPVMLLTRTNGQLRQLTRNLRDVGIPFEVLGTYGGVWRGELRQMLVFLNNLVSGGSAFAYPNLRHVLGALPDGDARRKRLGQGIGGIIDANAVAPAFEDFDGALDIADHLQIDAWKRDVLKNAIDAPASLEAEEVKVGTVHTSKGLEAPSVYLFTTSSKRTVRQYSRDPTAAAEEHRVYYVGTTRASSELNLVSEYFDGPPAPPIQKIRRHGEVIA, from the coding sequence ATGGCCGACGTTATCCAGGTCGACGGCGCACCGGGGACGGGTAAGACCCACACGCTAAAACAGAAGCTACGCGCCGAGAAACGGGACGGGCTCGACGCTAACGGCTTCTGGTGGCTCACGTTCACGCGGGCGGGTCGAGACGACGTGAAACCCGAGTTGGCCGAAGTGTTCCGTGACGCCGACGACGTGGAAGATCGGGCGCGGACCATGCATAGCCTGGCGCTGTCGCTGCTAATTCGTGAGGGGTTGTTAGACATGGACCCCGACGCCGAAGCCCCGGGGCCGATAATCGTACCCGGGAACTTCGACGACGACGAGATAGACCCCTACGCGGCGTTTTGTGACGCCCGGGGTATGCGATACGACCCCGACGCTGCCGACCCCCGCAAACTCTTGGCGGGGGAAGAGTCGACGAACTACCCGGGTAACAAACTCTTCGCGATAAACGACTTTCTTCGGCAAACCTGCAAACCGCCGGAAAAGTGGCGAAACGCGCCGCTCGATATAGAAATATCGGGCGATCGCGTGACAGGGCTGCTCGAAGAATGGGACGAATACAAACGCGATGCCTTCGAGTATCGGCTGTTTGAGCATGGCGACTACGTCGACTTCGCGTATCACGCCGGCGCGACGCCGGCCGTCGACGTTCTCCTAATCGACGAATTTCAGGACTTCGCGCCGTTGGAATATCGCCTATTCAAACAATGGCGAGACGGCGGGGGCATAGACCGCATTTACTTGGCGGGGGACCCGAATCAGTCGATCTATTCGTTCCGTGGCGGGACGCCGCATTACTTCGAGAACACGGACGTAGACGACGTAATAGACCTGAAAGAGTCGTATCGGTGCCCCCGGGAGATCGCGGCGGTCGGAAACGCCGTACTCGCGGCTCACACGGACACCGACGCCCGCGGCTTCGAGGGGCGCGAAGCCGGGGGTAGTGTCGGCTGGCGCGCGATTACGGATAAGTGGGACCTACGGGACGCCGTGATAGAATCGGCGGAGTGCCACACGTCCCACGACACGCCGGTAATGTTGCTAACACGAACGAACGGCCAGCTACGCCAGCTAACCCGGAATCTTCGCGACGTGGGTATTCCCTTCGAGGTGTTAGGAACCTACGGCGGTGTGTGGCGCGGGGAGCTACGGCAAATGCTGGTGTTCTTGAATAACCTGGTGTCGGGGGGGTCGGCGTTCGCATATCCGAATCTTCGGCACGTCTTAGGGGCGCTTCCCGACGGGGACGCCCGCCGGAAACGGCTCGGTCAAGGCATCGGTGGGATTATCGACGCGAACGCCGTGGCCCCGGCGTTCGAGGACTTCGACGGCGCGTTAGACATAGCCGACCACTTACAGATAGACGCATGGAAACGCGACGTTCTCAAGAACGCGATCGACGCCCCGGCGTCGCTCGAAGCCGAAGAGGTGAAAGTCGGTACCGTTCACACGTCGAAGGGGCTCGAAGCCCCGAGCGTCTACCTGTTTACCACGTCGTCGAAGCGCACGGTTCGGCAGTATTCGAGGGACCCCACCGCCGCCGCCGAAGAGCATAGGGTCTACTACGTCGGCACGACGCGAGCCAGCTCGGAACTAAACTTAGTGAGCGAATACTTCGACGGCCCCCCCGCGCCACCAATCCAGAAAATTCGACGACACGGCGAGGTGATAGCATGA